In Arvicanthis niloticus isolate mArvNil1 chromosome 4, mArvNil1.pat.X, whole genome shotgun sequence, a single window of DNA contains:
- the Mtmr11 gene encoding myotubularin-related protein 11 isoform X1, with protein sequence MWWGGRGQSFNIAPQQEEPEMGLSGPKSDPRTRMPEASSHQLGSCLASGCLPDAGRPRRCSFCFLTLLSTFLMNYPKTREHVLAWAPGRRKGPGLELPGTLICTNFRVTFQPCGWQRSQDTPLSSDYDFALINIGRLEAVSGLSRVQLLRPGSQLKFIPEEVLIHGKDFRLLRVGFEVGGLAPQAFQVTMAIIQARTQSNHVQQYRGITLSKVGKASSSRKPPIPLLETLEDWETERKKQGARGWRVSTVNERFDVATSLSGYFWVPNRTLDSEVRRAFAHFHQGRGPRLSWHHPGGSDLLRCGGFYIASDPNKEDIRAVESMLQAGHSDVVLVDTTDEMPSIADIQLAHLKLRALCLPDSSVAEDKWLSALEGTRWLDYVRSCLRKASDISVLVTSRVRSVVLQERGDRDFNGLLSSLVQLLLAPEARTLFGFQSLVQREWVAAGHPFLTRLGETGATEEAPVFPLFLDCAWQLLQQFPAQFEFSEFFLLALHDSVRVPDTLTFLRNTPWERGKKSGQFNSYTQVYTPEHSQPLPGSPANLHLSVWDWDLRYSKEQISQFLNPGYNPEHCPDSRFPRQQPSLMVPGPPSSMWLFSRGALTPLNQLCPWQDSPSLLAVSSHWLPRPTRSSESLADQEWGLPSHWGTCPLPPGLLLPGYLGPQVRFWKRCYLRGRPEVQVRGEDRLVGGESWKGKGLEELGPFGMVGAGKTACGLDHVESRALLEGEEHLRL encoded by the exons ATGTGGTGGGGGGGCCGGGGCCAGAGTTTCAACATTGCCCCCCAGCAGGAGGAGCCAGAGATGGGG CTCTCTGGACCGAAGTCTGACCCAAGGACCAGGATGCCAGAGGCCAGCAGTCATCAACTTGGCAGCTGCCTGGCCTCTGGTTGTCTCCCAG ATGCTGGGAGACCTAGACGCTGTTCCTTCTGCTTTCTCACCCTGCTTTCCACTTTTCTTATGAATTATCCAAAGACCA gGGAGCATGTCCTAGCATGGGCACCAGGCCGGAGGAAAGGCCCCGGACTGGAGCTTCCTGGGACCCTGATCTGTACTAACTTTAGGGTAACCTTCCAGCCTTGTGGATGGCAGCGAAGTCAG GATACTCCTCTGAGTAGTGACTATGATTTCGCCCTCATCAACATTGGGCGATTAGAGGCTG TGAGCGGCTTGTCAAGAGTACAGCTTCTCCGTCCCGGGTCTCAGCTTAAGTTCATTCCAGAGGAGGTTCTGATTCATGGCAAAGACTTCCGGCTACTTAGAGTTGGTTTTGAGGTCGGAGGGCTGGCACCTCAGGCCTTCCAG GTAACCATGGCCATCATTCAAGCCAGAACTCAGAGCAATCACGTTCAGCAGTATAGAGGAATAACCCTGAGCAAAGTTG gcaaggcttctaGTTCCAGAAAACCACCCATTCCTCTCTTGGAGACTTTAGAAGACtgggaaacagagaggaagaaacaagGGGCCAGAGGCTGGAGGGTCAGCACTGTCAATGAGCGGTTCGATGTAGCTACCAG TCTCTCAGGTTACTTCTGGGTCCCTAATCGAACTCTGGACAGCGAGGTCAGAAGAGCATTTGCACATTTCCATCAGGGCCGTGGACCG CGCCTGTCCTGGCACCACCCGGGAGGCAGTGACCTTCTCCGATGTGGAGGCTTCTATATAGCCAGTGACCCTAACAAAGAAGATATCAG agCAGTGGAGTCAATGCTACAGGCTGGGCACTCTGATGTTGTCTTGGTAGATACCACGGATGAGATGCCTAGTATTGCTGACATCCAACTTGCCCACTTGAAACTGAGGGCCCTTTGTCTGCCTG ACTCATCTGTAGCTGAAGATAAATGGCTCTCAGCCTTGGAAGGAACACGGTGGTTGGACTATGTCAG GTCTTGTCTTCGAAAGGCCAGTGACATCTCAGTGCTAGTGACATCCCGGGTCCGTTCTGTAGTGCTTCAAG AGCGTGGTGATCGTGATTTCAATGGCCTCCTCTCTTCACTCGTCCAGCTGCTTTTGGCCCCTGAAGCTCGGACATTGTTTGGTTTCCAGTCCCTAGTGCAACGAGAGTGGGTGGCAGCTGGACACCCCTTCCTGACCAGGCTTGGGGAAACTGGGGCCACTGAGGAG gcCCCAGTGTTCCCTCTCTTCCTTGACTGTGCCTGGCAGCTCCTCCAGCAGTTTCCAGCTCAATTTGAGTTCTCCGAGTTTTTCCTTCTTGCTCTTCACGACAGCGTCAGGGTTCCGGACACCCTCACCTTTCTGAGAAACACTCCTTGGGAGCGTGGGAAGAAGAGTGGACAG TTCAACTCGTATACACAAGTTTACACTCCTGAGCACTCCCAGCCCCTACCTGGAAGCCCTGCTAAtttacatctgtctgtctgggaCTGGGATTTACGCTACAGCAAGGAACAGATATCACAGTTCCTTAATCCTGGCTACAATCCAGAGCATTGCCCAGACAGCAGGTTCCCTAGACAGCAG CCAAGCCTCATGGTTCCTGGACCCCCCAGTTCTATGTGGCTGTTCTCTAGAGGGGCCCTGACCCCCCTGAATCAGCTCTGTCCTTGGCAAGACAGCCCCTCCTTGCTGGCAGTCTCTTCTCATTGGCTCCCTCGACCCACTAGATCCTCTGAAAGCCTAGCTGACCAGGAATGGGGGCTTCCCTCACATTGGGGAACTTGCCCTTTACCTCCCGGGCTACTGCTGCCTGGGTATCTGGGACCACAGGTCAGGTTCTGGAAGCGATGTTACCTGAGGGGAAGGCCTGAGGTCCAggtgagaggggaagacaggttGGTTGGGGGAGAAAGCTGGAAAGGCAAAGGGTTGGAGGAACTGGGTCCATTTGGGATGGTAGGTGCTGGGAAAACTGCCTGTGGCTTGGATCACGTAGAATCTAGAGCACTGTTAGAAGGGGAAGAACATTTAAGACTCTAG
- the Mtmr11 gene encoding myotubularin-related protein 11 isoform X3, with the protein MWWGGRGQSFNIAPQQEEPEMGLSGPKSDPRTRMPEASSHQLGSCLASGCLPGEHVLAWAPGRRKGPGLELPGTLICTNFRVTFQPCGWQRSQDTPLSSDYDFALINIGRLEAVSGLSRVQLLRPGSQLKFIPEEVLIHGKDFRLLRVGFEVGGLAPQAFQVTMAIIQARTQSNHVQQYRGITLSKVGKASSSRKPPIPLLETLEDWETERKKQGARGWRVSTVNERFDVATSLSGYFWVPNRTLDSEVRRAFAHFHQGRGPRLSWHHPGGSDLLRCGGFYIASDPNKEDIRAVESMLQAGHSDVVLVDTTDEMPSIADIQLAHLKLRALCLPDSSVAEDKWLSALEGTRWLDYVRSCLRKASDISVLVTSRVRSVVLQERGDRDFNGLLSSLVQLLLAPEARTLFGFQSLVQREWVAAGHPFLTRLGETGATEEAPVFPLFLDCAWQLLQQFPAQFEFSEFFLLALHDSVRVPDTLTFLRNTPWERGKKSGQFNSYTQVYTPEHSQPLPGSPANLHLSVWDWDLRYSKEQISQFLNPGYNPEHCPDSRFPRQQPSLMVPGPPSSMWLFSRGALTPLNQLCPWQDSPSLLAVSSHWLPRPTRSSESLADQEWGLPSHWGTCPLPPGLLLPGYLGPQVRFWKRCYLRGRPEVQVRGEDRLVGGESWKGKGLEELGPFGMVGAGKTACGLDHVESRALLEGEEHLRL; encoded by the exons ATGTGGTGGGGGGGCCGGGGCCAGAGTTTCAACATTGCCCCCCAGCAGGAGGAGCCAGAGATGGGG CTCTCTGGACCGAAGTCTGACCCAAGGACCAGGATGCCAGAGGCCAGCAGTCATCAACTTGGCAGCTGCCTGGCCTCTGGTTGTCTCCCAG gGGAGCATGTCCTAGCATGGGCACCAGGCCGGAGGAAAGGCCCCGGACTGGAGCTTCCTGGGACCCTGATCTGTACTAACTTTAGGGTAACCTTCCAGCCTTGTGGATGGCAGCGAAGTCAG GATACTCCTCTGAGTAGTGACTATGATTTCGCCCTCATCAACATTGGGCGATTAGAGGCTG TGAGCGGCTTGTCAAGAGTACAGCTTCTCCGTCCCGGGTCTCAGCTTAAGTTCATTCCAGAGGAGGTTCTGATTCATGGCAAAGACTTCCGGCTACTTAGAGTTGGTTTTGAGGTCGGAGGGCTGGCACCTCAGGCCTTCCAG GTAACCATGGCCATCATTCAAGCCAGAACTCAGAGCAATCACGTTCAGCAGTATAGAGGAATAACCCTGAGCAAAGTTG gcaaggcttctaGTTCCAGAAAACCACCCATTCCTCTCTTGGAGACTTTAGAAGACtgggaaacagagaggaagaaacaagGGGCCAGAGGCTGGAGGGTCAGCACTGTCAATGAGCGGTTCGATGTAGCTACCAG TCTCTCAGGTTACTTCTGGGTCCCTAATCGAACTCTGGACAGCGAGGTCAGAAGAGCATTTGCACATTTCCATCAGGGCCGTGGACCG CGCCTGTCCTGGCACCACCCGGGAGGCAGTGACCTTCTCCGATGTGGAGGCTTCTATATAGCCAGTGACCCTAACAAAGAAGATATCAG agCAGTGGAGTCAATGCTACAGGCTGGGCACTCTGATGTTGTCTTGGTAGATACCACGGATGAGATGCCTAGTATTGCTGACATCCAACTTGCCCACTTGAAACTGAGGGCCCTTTGTCTGCCTG ACTCATCTGTAGCTGAAGATAAATGGCTCTCAGCCTTGGAAGGAACACGGTGGTTGGACTATGTCAG GTCTTGTCTTCGAAAGGCCAGTGACATCTCAGTGCTAGTGACATCCCGGGTCCGTTCTGTAGTGCTTCAAG AGCGTGGTGATCGTGATTTCAATGGCCTCCTCTCTTCACTCGTCCAGCTGCTTTTGGCCCCTGAAGCTCGGACATTGTTTGGTTTCCAGTCCCTAGTGCAACGAGAGTGGGTGGCAGCTGGACACCCCTTCCTGACCAGGCTTGGGGAAACTGGGGCCACTGAGGAG gcCCCAGTGTTCCCTCTCTTCCTTGACTGTGCCTGGCAGCTCCTCCAGCAGTTTCCAGCTCAATTTGAGTTCTCCGAGTTTTTCCTTCTTGCTCTTCACGACAGCGTCAGGGTTCCGGACACCCTCACCTTTCTGAGAAACACTCCTTGGGAGCGTGGGAAGAAGAGTGGACAG TTCAACTCGTATACACAAGTTTACACTCCTGAGCACTCCCAGCCCCTACCTGGAAGCCCTGCTAAtttacatctgtctgtctgggaCTGGGATTTACGCTACAGCAAGGAACAGATATCACAGTTCCTTAATCCTGGCTACAATCCAGAGCATTGCCCAGACAGCAGGTTCCCTAGACAGCAG CCAAGCCTCATGGTTCCTGGACCCCCCAGTTCTATGTGGCTGTTCTCTAGAGGGGCCCTGACCCCCCTGAATCAGCTCTGTCCTTGGCAAGACAGCCCCTCCTTGCTGGCAGTCTCTTCTCATTGGCTCCCTCGACCCACTAGATCCTCTGAAAGCCTAGCTGACCAGGAATGGGGGCTTCCCTCACATTGGGGAACTTGCCCTTTACCTCCCGGGCTACTGCTGCCTGGGTATCTGGGACCACAGGTCAGGTTCTGGAAGCGATGTTACCTGAGGGGAAGGCCTGAGGTCCAggtgagaggggaagacaggttGGTTGGGGGAGAAAGCTGGAAAGGCAAAGGGTTGGAGGAACTGGGTCCATTTGGGATGGTAGGTGCTGGGAAAACTGCCTGTGGCTTGGATCACGTAGAATCTAGAGCACTGTTAGAAGGGGAAGAACATTTAAGACTCTAG
- the Mtmr11 gene encoding myotubularin-related protein 11 isoform X2 codes for MWWGGRGQSFNIAPQQEEPEMGLSGPKSDPRTRMPEASSHQLGSCLASGCLPDAGRPRRCSFCFLTLLSTFLMNYPKTREHVLAWAPGRRKGPGLELPGTLICTNFRVTFQPCGWQRSQDTPLSSDYDFALINIGRLEAVSGLSRVQLLRPGSQLKFIPEEVLIHGKDFRLLRVGFEVGGLAPQAFQVTMAIIQARTQSNHVQQYRGITLSKVGKASSSRKPPIPLLETLEDWETERKKQGARGWRVSTVNERFDVATSLSGYFWVPNRTLDSEVRRAFAHFHQGRGPRLSWHHPGGSDLLRCGGFYIASDPNKEDIRAVESMLQAGHSDVVLVDTTDEMPSIADIQLAHLKLRALCLPDSSVAEDKWLSALEGTRWLDYVRSCLRKASDISVLVTSRVRSVVLQERGDRDFNGLLSSLVQLLLAPEARTLFGFQSLVQREWVAAGHPFLTRLGETGATEEAPVFPLFLDCAWQLLQQFPAQFEFSEFFLLALHDSVRVPDTLTFLRNTPWERGKKSGQFNSYTQVYTPEHSQPLPGSPANLHLSVWDWDLRYSKEQISQFLNPGYNPEHCPDSRFPRQQPSLMVPGPPSSMWLFSRGALTPLNQLCPWQDSPSLLAVSSHWLPRPTRSSESLADQEWGLPSHWGTCPLPPGLLLPGYLGPQVRFWKRCYLRGRPEVQMGPSALTIAGLQDELSHLQELLRKWTPRISPEDHSTKRDPNTILSQIR; via the exons ATGTGGTGGGGGGGCCGGGGCCAGAGTTTCAACATTGCCCCCCAGCAGGAGGAGCCAGAGATGGGG CTCTCTGGACCGAAGTCTGACCCAAGGACCAGGATGCCAGAGGCCAGCAGTCATCAACTTGGCAGCTGCCTGGCCTCTGGTTGTCTCCCAG ATGCTGGGAGACCTAGACGCTGTTCCTTCTGCTTTCTCACCCTGCTTTCCACTTTTCTTATGAATTATCCAAAGACCA gGGAGCATGTCCTAGCATGGGCACCAGGCCGGAGGAAAGGCCCCGGACTGGAGCTTCCTGGGACCCTGATCTGTACTAACTTTAGGGTAACCTTCCAGCCTTGTGGATGGCAGCGAAGTCAG GATACTCCTCTGAGTAGTGACTATGATTTCGCCCTCATCAACATTGGGCGATTAGAGGCTG TGAGCGGCTTGTCAAGAGTACAGCTTCTCCGTCCCGGGTCTCAGCTTAAGTTCATTCCAGAGGAGGTTCTGATTCATGGCAAAGACTTCCGGCTACTTAGAGTTGGTTTTGAGGTCGGAGGGCTGGCACCTCAGGCCTTCCAG GTAACCATGGCCATCATTCAAGCCAGAACTCAGAGCAATCACGTTCAGCAGTATAGAGGAATAACCCTGAGCAAAGTTG gcaaggcttctaGTTCCAGAAAACCACCCATTCCTCTCTTGGAGACTTTAGAAGACtgggaaacagagaggaagaaacaagGGGCCAGAGGCTGGAGGGTCAGCACTGTCAATGAGCGGTTCGATGTAGCTACCAG TCTCTCAGGTTACTTCTGGGTCCCTAATCGAACTCTGGACAGCGAGGTCAGAAGAGCATTTGCACATTTCCATCAGGGCCGTGGACCG CGCCTGTCCTGGCACCACCCGGGAGGCAGTGACCTTCTCCGATGTGGAGGCTTCTATATAGCCAGTGACCCTAACAAAGAAGATATCAG agCAGTGGAGTCAATGCTACAGGCTGGGCACTCTGATGTTGTCTTGGTAGATACCACGGATGAGATGCCTAGTATTGCTGACATCCAACTTGCCCACTTGAAACTGAGGGCCCTTTGTCTGCCTG ACTCATCTGTAGCTGAAGATAAATGGCTCTCAGCCTTGGAAGGAACACGGTGGTTGGACTATGTCAG GTCTTGTCTTCGAAAGGCCAGTGACATCTCAGTGCTAGTGACATCCCGGGTCCGTTCTGTAGTGCTTCAAG AGCGTGGTGATCGTGATTTCAATGGCCTCCTCTCTTCACTCGTCCAGCTGCTTTTGGCCCCTGAAGCTCGGACATTGTTTGGTTTCCAGTCCCTAGTGCAACGAGAGTGGGTGGCAGCTGGACACCCCTTCCTGACCAGGCTTGGGGAAACTGGGGCCACTGAGGAG gcCCCAGTGTTCCCTCTCTTCCTTGACTGTGCCTGGCAGCTCCTCCAGCAGTTTCCAGCTCAATTTGAGTTCTCCGAGTTTTTCCTTCTTGCTCTTCACGACAGCGTCAGGGTTCCGGACACCCTCACCTTTCTGAGAAACACTCCTTGGGAGCGTGGGAAGAAGAGTGGACAG TTCAACTCGTATACACAAGTTTACACTCCTGAGCACTCCCAGCCCCTACCTGGAAGCCCTGCTAAtttacatctgtctgtctgggaCTGGGATTTACGCTACAGCAAGGAACAGATATCACAGTTCCTTAATCCTGGCTACAATCCAGAGCATTGCCCAGACAGCAGGTTCCCTAGACAGCAG CCAAGCCTCATGGTTCCTGGACCCCCCAGTTCTATGTGGCTGTTCTCTAGAGGGGCCCTGACCCCCCTGAATCAGCTCTGTCCTTGGCAAGACAGCCCCTCCTTGCTGGCAGTCTCTTCTCATTGGCTCCCTCGACCCACTAGATCCTCTGAAAGCCTAGCTGACCAGGAATGGGGGCTTCCCTCACATTGGGGAACTTGCCCTTTACCTCCCGGGCTACTGCTGCCTGGGTATCTGGGACCACAGGTCAGGTTCTGGAAGCGATGTTACCTGAGGGGAAGGCCTGAGGTCCAg ATGGGCCCCTCAGCTCTTACAATCGCTGGTCTGCAGGATGAGTTATCTCATCTTCAGGAGCTGTTGAGAAAATGGACACCAAGAATATCTCCTGAGGATCACAGCACGAAAAGGGATCCAAATACCATCCTCTCTCAGATCCGCTGA
- the Mtmr11 gene encoding myotubularin-related protein 11 isoform X4: MWWGGRGQSFNIAPQQEEPEMGLSGPKSDPRTRMPEASSHQLGSCLASGCLPGEHVLAWAPGRRKGPGLELPGTLICTNFRVTFQPCGWQRSQDTPLSSDYDFALINIGRLEAVSGLSRVQLLRPGSQLKFIPEEVLIHGKDFRLLRVGFEVGGLAPQAFQVTMAIIQARTQSNHVQQYRGITLSKVGKASSSRKPPIPLLETLEDWETERKKQGARGWRVSTVNERFDVATSLSGYFWVPNRTLDSEVRRAFAHFHQGRGPRLSWHHPGGSDLLRCGGFYIASDPNKEDIRAVESMLQAGHSDVVLVDTTDEMPSIADIQLAHLKLRALCLPDSSVAEDKWLSALEGTRWLDYVRSCLRKASDISVLVTSRVRSVVLQERGDRDFNGLLSSLVQLLLAPEARTLFGFQSLVQREWVAAGHPFLTRLGETGATEEAPVFPLFLDCAWQLLQQFPAQFEFSEFFLLALHDSVRVPDTLTFLRNTPWERGKKSGQFNSYTQVYTPEHSQPLPGSPANLHLSVWDWDLRYSKEQISQFLNPGYNPEHCPDSRFPRQQPSLMVPGPPSSMWLFSRGALTPLNQLCPWQDSPSLLAVSSHWLPRPTRSSESLADQEWGLPSHWGTCPLPPGLLLPGYLGPQVRFWKRCYLRGRPEVQMGPSALTIAGLQDELSHLQELLRKWTPRISPEDHSTKRDPNTILSQIR; encoded by the exons ATGTGGTGGGGGGGCCGGGGCCAGAGTTTCAACATTGCCCCCCAGCAGGAGGAGCCAGAGATGGGG CTCTCTGGACCGAAGTCTGACCCAAGGACCAGGATGCCAGAGGCCAGCAGTCATCAACTTGGCAGCTGCCTGGCCTCTGGTTGTCTCCCAG gGGAGCATGTCCTAGCATGGGCACCAGGCCGGAGGAAAGGCCCCGGACTGGAGCTTCCTGGGACCCTGATCTGTACTAACTTTAGGGTAACCTTCCAGCCTTGTGGATGGCAGCGAAGTCAG GATACTCCTCTGAGTAGTGACTATGATTTCGCCCTCATCAACATTGGGCGATTAGAGGCTG TGAGCGGCTTGTCAAGAGTACAGCTTCTCCGTCCCGGGTCTCAGCTTAAGTTCATTCCAGAGGAGGTTCTGATTCATGGCAAAGACTTCCGGCTACTTAGAGTTGGTTTTGAGGTCGGAGGGCTGGCACCTCAGGCCTTCCAG GTAACCATGGCCATCATTCAAGCCAGAACTCAGAGCAATCACGTTCAGCAGTATAGAGGAATAACCCTGAGCAAAGTTG gcaaggcttctaGTTCCAGAAAACCACCCATTCCTCTCTTGGAGACTTTAGAAGACtgggaaacagagaggaagaaacaagGGGCCAGAGGCTGGAGGGTCAGCACTGTCAATGAGCGGTTCGATGTAGCTACCAG TCTCTCAGGTTACTTCTGGGTCCCTAATCGAACTCTGGACAGCGAGGTCAGAAGAGCATTTGCACATTTCCATCAGGGCCGTGGACCG CGCCTGTCCTGGCACCACCCGGGAGGCAGTGACCTTCTCCGATGTGGAGGCTTCTATATAGCCAGTGACCCTAACAAAGAAGATATCAG agCAGTGGAGTCAATGCTACAGGCTGGGCACTCTGATGTTGTCTTGGTAGATACCACGGATGAGATGCCTAGTATTGCTGACATCCAACTTGCCCACTTGAAACTGAGGGCCCTTTGTCTGCCTG ACTCATCTGTAGCTGAAGATAAATGGCTCTCAGCCTTGGAAGGAACACGGTGGTTGGACTATGTCAG GTCTTGTCTTCGAAAGGCCAGTGACATCTCAGTGCTAGTGACATCCCGGGTCCGTTCTGTAGTGCTTCAAG AGCGTGGTGATCGTGATTTCAATGGCCTCCTCTCTTCACTCGTCCAGCTGCTTTTGGCCCCTGAAGCTCGGACATTGTTTGGTTTCCAGTCCCTAGTGCAACGAGAGTGGGTGGCAGCTGGACACCCCTTCCTGACCAGGCTTGGGGAAACTGGGGCCACTGAGGAG gcCCCAGTGTTCCCTCTCTTCCTTGACTGTGCCTGGCAGCTCCTCCAGCAGTTTCCAGCTCAATTTGAGTTCTCCGAGTTTTTCCTTCTTGCTCTTCACGACAGCGTCAGGGTTCCGGACACCCTCACCTTTCTGAGAAACACTCCTTGGGAGCGTGGGAAGAAGAGTGGACAG TTCAACTCGTATACACAAGTTTACACTCCTGAGCACTCCCAGCCCCTACCTGGAAGCCCTGCTAAtttacatctgtctgtctgggaCTGGGATTTACGCTACAGCAAGGAACAGATATCACAGTTCCTTAATCCTGGCTACAATCCAGAGCATTGCCCAGACAGCAGGTTCCCTAGACAGCAG CCAAGCCTCATGGTTCCTGGACCCCCCAGTTCTATGTGGCTGTTCTCTAGAGGGGCCCTGACCCCCCTGAATCAGCTCTGTCCTTGGCAAGACAGCCCCTCCTTGCTGGCAGTCTCTTCTCATTGGCTCCCTCGACCCACTAGATCCTCTGAAAGCCTAGCTGACCAGGAATGGGGGCTTCCCTCACATTGGGGAACTTGCCCTTTACCTCCCGGGCTACTGCTGCCTGGGTATCTGGGACCACAGGTCAGGTTCTGGAAGCGATGTTACCTGAGGGGAAGGCCTGAGGTCCAg ATGGGCCCCTCAGCTCTTACAATCGCTGGTCTGCAGGATGAGTTATCTCATCTTCAGGAGCTGTTGAGAAAATGGACACCAAGAATATCTCCTGAGGATCACAGCACGAAAAGGGATCCAAATACCATCCTCTCTCAGATCCGCTGA
- the Sf3b4 gene encoding splicing factor 3B subunit 4: MAAGPISERNQDATVYVGGLDEKVSEPLLWELFLQAGPVVNTHMPKDRVTGQHQGYGFVEFLSEEDADYAIKIMNMIKLYGKPIRVNKASAHNKNLDVGANIFIGNLDPEIDEKLLYDTFSAFGVILQTPKIMRDPDTGNSKGYAFINFASFDASDAAIEAMNGQYLCNRPITVSYAFKKDSKGERHGSAAERLLAAQNPLSQADRPHQLFADAPPPPSAPNPVVSSLGSGLPPPGMPPPGSFPPPVPPPGALPPGIPPAMPPPPMPPGAGGHGPPAAGTPGAGHPGHGHSHPHPFPPGGMPHPGMSQMQLAHHGPHGLGHPHAGPPGSGGQPPPRPPPGMPHPGPPPMGMPPRGPPFGSPMGHPGPMPPHGMRGPPPLMPPHGYTGPPRPPPYGYQRGPLPPPRPTPRPPVPPRGPLRGPLPQ, from the exons ATGGCTGCCGGACCTATCTCCGAACGGAATCAGG ATGCCACGGTGTACGTGGGAGGTCTGGACGAGAAAGTGAGTGAGCCTCTGCTGTGGGAGCTCTTTCTGCAGGCAGGGCCAGTGGTGAACACCCACATGCCGAAGGACAGAGTCACTGGCCAGCACCAAG GCTATGGCTTTGTTGAATTCCTGAGTGAGGAAGATGCTGACTATGCCATTAAGATTATGAACATGATCAAACTCTATGGGAAGCCAATACGGGTGAACAAGGCCTCAGCTCACAACAAAAACTTGGATGTAGGAGCCAACATTTTCATCGGAAATCTGGACCCAGAAATTGATGAAAAGCTGCTTTATGATACTTTCAGCGCCTTTGGAGTCATCTTACAGACACCCAAGATTATGCGGGACCCTGACACAGGCAACTCCAAGGGTTATGCCTTCATTAATTTTGCCTCATTTGATGCTTCGGATGCAGCAATCGAGGCCATGAATGGGCAGTACCTGTGTAACCGCCCTATCACTGTGTCTTATGCCTTCAAGAAGGACTCTAAGGGTGAACgccatggctcagcagctgaacGACTTCTGGCAGCCCAAAACCCACTGTCCCAGGCTGACCGCCCTCATCAGCTGTTTGCCGATGCACCCCCTCCACCCTCTGCCCCCAATCCTGTGGTTTCATCCCTGGGTTCTGGGCTCCCTCCACCAG GCATGCCACCTCCTGGCTCGTTCCCACCTCCAGTGCCACCTCCTGGAGCCCTCCCTCCTGGGATACCCCCAGCCATGCCTCCACCACCTATGCCACCTGGGGCTGGAGGACATGGCCCCCCGGCAGCAGGAACTCCAGGGGCTGGACATCCTGGTCATGGCCATTCACATCCTCACCCATTCCCACCAGGTGGGATGCCTCATCCAG gGATGTCCCAGATGCAGCTGGCCCACCATGGCCCCCATGGCCTAGGACACCCCCATGCTGGGCCTCCAGGCTCTGGGGGGCAGCCACCACCTCGGCCACCTCCTGGAATGCCTCATCCTGGACCTCCTCCGATGGGCATGCCCCCCCGAGGGCCTCCTTTTGGATCTCCCATGG GTCACCCAGGTCCCATGCCTCCTCATGGTATGCGTGGGCCCCCTCCTTTAATGCCCCCTCATGGATACACCGGTCCTCCAAGACCCCCTCCCTATGGCTACCAGCGGGGGCCCCTCCCTCCACCCAGACCCACTCCACGGCCCCCAGTTCCACCTCGAGGTCCACTACGGGGCCCACTTCCTCAGTAA